Genomic segment of Streptosporangium sp. NBC_01755:
GCGTCGGCCCGGTCGGCGGCCCGGTCGGCGGCGTGATCGTTGCCGAAGCCTGCCGGCCACGGCTTGCCGCCCTCGGCTGTGGTGGAGTCCGAACACGCGCTCAGGCCGAGGGTGAGCACGCCTGCGATGGCCAATGTGGATATGGTGGTGCGTTTCATGATTGCTCCTCAGGGGGTGGATCAGTCGGCGTCGCGACGATCCGATCGCTCGCGCCGAGCAGCTCCGGCAGGTCACTGCTCACCATGAGGACCGCCGCACCGGCAGCGGTGAGTTCGTTGACGAGCGCGTGGATCTCGGCCTTGGCGCCGATGTCGACGCCACGGGTCGGCTCGTTGAGGACCAGGACCCGCCGGGGGTGCGGATTCCGAAGGAGTTCGCGATCGTCGGCTACGACGACATCGACTTCGCGGCCGCCGCCGCGGTGCCGCTCACCTCGGTCCGCCGGCCCCGGCAGTTACTCGGCCGGACCGCGGCGGAGCTGCTCATCGAGGAGGTGACCGAGGACAGCAGCCACCAGCACCGCCAGGTTGTCTTCGAACCGGAGTTGGTCGTACGGGATTCGAGCGACCGGACGATCGGTCGGGTGCCGCGGCGCCGCCGGCCCGGCCGCGAGGGCGTCACCGCCACGCCGTACCCCGCTTGACGGCCGAGGTGCTGTGGCACAGGTCGTGTAGTCGCGCCGCCTCGGTCGCGGTGATGTTCGGGTCCGCCAGGCGCGCCGTGATGACCTCGGCGGTGCGCGATGCCGGATCGATACGGCATTCACGCCGGAACGCCCGCAGGAGGGCACGCCTGCGAAGCCGGGCGACGAACCCCGGCACGTCACTGCTCCCCACCAGCACCAGGGTCTGAGCCACATCCGCCGCGGGATCCCCGGCGGCGGCGTTGCACCAGTCGATGACACTCGGTCCGCGGTCGGTGAGGATGACGTTGGCCGGGTGGAGATCCAGGTGCAACACCCGGTGATCCGATTCGCCGGCGAACCGGCGCGGGAGCCAGTCGGGCGCGGTGACCGCGTGCAACGTGTGGTGAAGCTCGCCGAGCAGCCGGCCGTACGCCGTCGTCCGCCGGGGCCGCCGCCGCAACGCCTCAAGCATCGTCGGCCCGTGCAGTCGCTGAAGCACCAGATCGGTGTCGGTGACGTCGTGCACCACATGTGATCTTCTTCGTCCCCGCCGGCCGCGAGAATGCCACGGCTTCTCACGATCATTCCATCTGGTGGCGCGGAATCCAGGCCCGGCTCCCCCTCTCATCCGGCAGGGGCCCTGAGCCGCCGGTCAGGTGGTGACGACGCCGGAGGCGCCGTCGACGGTGATCTCCTGGCCGGTGACGATGTGCTCGGCCGCCCCGCTCACGCCCACGACGGCCGGGATGCCGTACTCGCGGGCCACCACGGCGCCGTGGGAATTGGCGCCGCCCATCTCCATCACCAGGCCGCCGGCGGTTAGGAACAGCGGGGTCCAGCCGGGGTCGGTGGAGGGGCAGACCAGGATCTCCCCGGGTTCCAGGTGCGCGCCGACCGGGTCGAGGACGACCCTGGCGCGGCCGGTGACGGTGCCCGCCGAAGCCGGGGTGCCGGTCAGCGCGCCGTCCACCGGTGCCCGTACGGCGATGGCCTCCGGTTCGGTGCCGTCCGACAGCAGGACGCGGGGGACGTGCCTGCGGCGCAGCTCGCGGGCGGCCTCCGCACGTCGCCGCGCCACGAGATCTCCCAGTGCGGGTCGTACGGCCACCTCGGACGGGTGCGCGCCGGCCTCCGCCGGGGCGGGGGCGGGCGTCGGCCTGTCACCGTCGGCCGTGGGCGCGCCGGCCTCCCGTGAGGAGGGGGCGGTGAGGGCCGCCCTGGCCTCGCGGAAGGTCAGGAAGAAGACGTCGTCGGCGCGGGACAGCAGGCCCCGGGAGGCCAGCTCGGCACCGACGGCCAGCAGCTCGGCCCGCATCGCGGCCAGGGCGGTCACCATGACGTACTTGGGCATCTCGCGTAGGCCCGCCAGCGCGCGGGTCCGGCCGAGCGCGAATCGGACGAGGCGCCCACGCAGTCCTCCGGCGCGCCCGCCCAAGGTCTTGATCATGAGCGTGGCCTCGGCGGCACCCCTGGCGAACAGCGCGTCGGGGGCCAGGGCGGGATCCTCCAGCCGCAGGTAGTTGGCGAGGACGCCGATGATGTGGGTCGGATCCTCTGACCAGCGTGGCAGCCCGAGGTCGATCTCGGCGACCGCCCTGACGCCGTAGACGGAGAGGAAGTCCGCCAGACCACTTCCCAGCACGCCGGGCAGTGTTCCCGCGTGGAAGCGCTCGGCCAGCTCGGTGGCGGGGGCGCCCAGCAGCAGGGAGGCGGCCTCGCCGTCCTCGCGGACGCGGGTGGCCAGCCGCCACAGTGCCAGGTCCATCTCGGTGGTCACGTTGTGCGGGAGCCCGCGCAGCACCGTCTCCAGCTCATCGGGCCTGACCCGGTCGCCCAGCACCAGGGCGGCCAGGCCGAGCATCGCGAACCCGGCGGCGGCGGCCGGGGCGATGGTCGGCAGCAGCGGGAAGATCTGGCCGCCCAGCATCCGCTCGACATGGTCGAGACGCTCGGCCGGGGTGGCGCCCCGCGGTGCCGGGAGCCGCCCCCGCAGACGCTCCCGGAGCAGCTCCACGTCCCGGTGCGCCGAGGCGGGGGCGCGCAGGGCCCGCACGGCGCGCCGCGGGATGTGGAAGCGGGCCGCGATCCTGACCGCCCGGCGCAGGGGCGGCCGGAGCGAGGGCTGGATGACGCCGAACCGGGGGTCGTCGAACAGTCCGCGCAGCACCTTCGCGGACCTGGCCTCCATCACGTCGAGCACCTTCGGGAAGGCCACCCGGCCCACCCGGCTGCGGATGAGGCCGGTGACGTCGAAGAACAGCCGACCGCCCGCCTCGGTGACGGGCGGGGCGCCGGCCAGCCGGTCGGCCACCGGCGTCCCCAGCATCTCGAACACCGATGACGACAGCAGCCTGAAGGCCGACATGCCCATGGGGGTGATCGGCCGGTACAGCCCCTGGGCCAGGCTGAAACAGAAGTAGATCCGGGTGTCGCCGGGCACGGGACCTCCGGACGACTCCGCGTGGTGGGGGATCGGGTAGAGGGTGGTTATGGGGCGCGCCTGGGTCAGCCAGAGGACTCCGGCGGCGTCGATCGCCCACTCGATGTCCTGAGGTGTCCGGTAGTGCCGTTCGACCCGGTCGCCGAGCTCGGCCAACGCCCCCAGTTGCGCGTCGGTGATGCAGGCGCTCTCCACGGGGTCCGCGGGGGTCTCGACGTGCTCGACGCCGCCGCCCGCCAGTGACCGTACGGCCACCAGCTTGTCTCCCAGGCGGCGCTCGGTGATCCGGCCGGTGGCGGTGTCGACCACGAAGTGGTCGGGGTTGACCGCGCCGGAGACCACCGCCTCGCCGAGACCGGGACTGGCGTCGATCACCGCCTCGTGCCGCCGCCCGGTGACCGGGTTGGCGGTGAACATCACCCCGGCCGTCTCGGACTGGACCATCTTCTGGATGACCACCGCCAGGCGCACCGCACCGTGGCCGATACCGTTCGCGGCCCGGTAGGCGACGGCCCGGTCGGTCCAGAGCGAGGCCCAGCACCGCCGGACCGCGTCCAGCACGGCGTCGGCGCCGATCATGTTGAGGTAGGTGTCCTGCTGTCCGGCGAAGCTGGCGTGCGGCAGGTCCTCGGCGGTCGCGGAGGAGCGGACCGCGACGGGGCCGTTCGCGCCGCCCCTCACCGTGTCCGCGATGTCGTCGGGGACCGGCGCGGCGAGCACGATCCCGCGGGCCTTCGCGGCCAATGCGTTCAGGGCGGGGATGTCCCCGGCGGGCGTGGTGGCGAGCGCGGCGAGCACGTCCTTCAGGGCGGTCCGTTCGGTGACCCTGCGGTAGGCCTCGGTGGTGACGCACAGGCCCGGGGGAACGGGGAGCCCGGCGCTGGTCAGCACGCCGAGATTGGCCGCCTTGCCACCGACCAGCGGCAACATCTCCGCCCCGATGTCCTCAAATTTCAGGATGAGGGGTGGGGGCACGTCTCCCCGAGGCAGCGGGGGCCGTGCCGGAGGCGTCGTGGGTGGGATGTCGTCGGCTGGCCGGTCACGCTCCATGCCGTCCATCGGGCCGCTCCCTGCGTCGCTGCGTCTGATGCGTGCTGCAACATTAGGCCGGAGAGGCCAATAAATCAACAAGTGATGAATTATCTGTCGCGTCCGCCAGGCCAGGACTCGTCATGCCCGTCCCGCCGACGCTCAAGGAGCTCGGGGTTCGCGCGCCGGGTCCGTCACCGGCACGCCGGGGATGCCGGGAAACCGGGGATGCCGGGGATGCCGGGGATGCGGGGGAAGCCGGGAGATGACACGGCGGCGGCGCCGGCCTGGTGAGGCCGGCGCCGCCGCGAAACGCGAGTTCGGGAGTCGGTCCCTAGCCGCCCCATCCGAGGAGCCAGACCTGGCCGTTCGCCCCGTAGCGGTTCTTCTGCCACGGGTATGCCCGGGAGGAGCACACGCCCGTGTAGGGATTGTAGGAGGTGCAGAAACGCCATCCGTCCGTGACGTCCCAGACGTTCCAGCCGACCCCGTACGCCTGGATGTTCTGGCAGCCCTCGTACATGTAGCTGGGAAGGTTGGTGCTCCCCGTGCAGCTCGCCGAGGTGTACGTGACCTGGGCGCCGTTGCCGCACCACGTGTGATAAGCGGCCCCGTTGCGACCGGGGGCCCCGTACGTGGTGGTCAGATACCAGCAGCCCGACGTGAAATTACTGGAGGTGTTGGAGAACTGCCTGGCGGGCGACAGGATGCCGCTGGCGAACTTGCCCTGGTTGGTGTCGACGATCCGGGGAGGGGTTTCCTGTTGGCGGGACATGTCGATGTACTTGTCCAGCCCCCTCCTACGAATCTCGTCGGTGGTCAGGGCGCGTGCCGTGGGCCTGGGGGGCGGGTCGACCCGCTGGATCATGGAGGTCGGCGAGCCGCCCAGAGCGGTCGGCGGGACGCCCGGGGAGGTCGGCGAGCCGCCAGGGGAGGCCGGCGGGACGCCCGGGGAGGTCGGCGGGACGGGTGAGAAGGCTCCGAGGCTCAGGACGGCGGCCGCCGCGAACGCGCAGCTGACCGTGGCTCGGGCGAATCGTCGCTTCAATGGCATGCGGCATGCTCCTTATCAAAACGGCGCGCCGCGGGCCGGGGCATAGGCATTCCCGTCCACGGTGCGAGCTTGATGGCGTAGGAAATATATAGGCCTCCCTTTCCTGGAGTGCGGAATCTGGTTTCCGGCAGGGTAAACGAAAATTTCCTCGGGTAATCGACTGGAAGCCTTGCGCGACCTCGCCGCCTGTGATTCCGCATACCTGGCCCGGTCACAAGGGAACCCAGTGTGACATGCACGAAAGGGATTATGGAGGACCGGCGTGTTTTTCCGGCAGTCAGCTCGCGTGCCTTTCTTGTGAATTCCCGAGAGTAAGTGGATCGTGTCCCGGCCGCGCTTCTTTCGCTGATTTACCGTCCGTTTTGGGGACGTGTTCCGACAAGCGTGCTCAATCCCGTACCAGGGCCGGGAACCGGTTGTGCGTTTCCCCGGAGGGTCCCCCCGGCGCCCGCCATTCCGATGCCCCGCCCGAGGCCGGTCGGCCGTCGACCCCCGCCCCTCCGTCCCGACGCACGGGAACCGGGCTTCTCGCGATCGTTGGAACCGGCGCGGGAATCGGATAGGAAGGGGAACATGACTACCGAGCAGACGTTCGTCATCGTCGGAGCAGGTCTGGCCGGGGCCAAGGCGGCGGAGTCCCTGCGCCAGGAGGGCTTCTCGGGCCGGATCACGCTGATCGGAGCCGAGACCGAGCTGCCGTACGAGCGCCCCCCACTCTCGAAGGGCTACCTGCTCGGCAAGGAGGAGAAGGCCAAGGTCTACGTCCACGACGAGGGCTGGTACGCCGACAACTCGGTGGAACCGCTGCTCGGACGCCGCGTGACGGACCTCGACCGGGCCGCGCACCAGGTGGAACTCCACGACGGGCGGCGTATCCGGTACGACCGGCTGCTCCTCGCTCCCGGCGCCTCACCGCGCCGCCTCACCGTGCCCGGCGCCGACCTGGACGGCGTGCACTACCTCCGCAGCCTCGACGACTCGGAACGGTTGCGTGAGGCGATCCGCGGTGGAGGCAGGGTGGCCGTCGTGGGCGCGGGCTGGATCGGGCTGGAGACCGCCGCGGCCGCCAGGGAGTACGGCTGCGAGGTGACGATCGTCGAGCCGAGGGCGGTGCCGTTGCACGCCGCACTCGGCCCCGAACTGGGGGCCTTCTTCGCCGACGTGCACCGGCGGCACGGCGTCGACCTGCGGCTCGGCCGCGAGGTGACCGGGCTGCTGGGCTCCGGACGCGTCCACGCGGTCGCCACCGACGACGGGGAGGAGGTCGCGGCCGACGTGGTGATCGTCGGTGTCGGCGTGAGCCCCAACACCGAACTCGCCGAGCGGGCCGGCCTGACGGTGGAGAACGGGATCGTCGTCGACGAGTCCCTCCGCACCGACGACCCCGACGTCTACGCCGCCGGTGACGTGGCGAACGCGTTCAACCCCCTGTACGGCACCCGCATCCGCGTCGAGCACTGGGCCAACGCGCTGAACGGGGGGCTGACCGCGGGTAAGGCCATGCTCGGCCGGCAGGTCGTCCACGACCGGCCGCCCTACTTCTTTACCGACCAGTACGACGTCGGCATGGAGTTCTCCGGCTGGCTCGCGCCCGGCGGATACGACTCCGTGGTCATCCGCGGGGACCTGGAGGCGGGGGCCTTCCACGCCTTCTGGCTCGCCGAGGGGCGCGTCGTGGCGGGCATGCACGTCAACCAGTGGGACGAGGGCATCGCACCGGCACAGGATCTGATCCGCAGCGGTGCGACAGTCAGCCCCGACCGGCTCGCCGACCTCTCCGTATCGCTGACCGACGTCACGAAAGGCTGACCCGACGCCTCGCCCTCGGCACGGGAACCGGGGCGGCTGCCCCGCCCGTCCACGGGTAAGAAACCGCCCCAAGGGAAGGCGGTTCGAAGGAGGCGAGGAGGCGGGCATGGCCCCCACCGAAAACATGATCATAGAGACGCGCGGCCGCAGGGAGTCGCTCGCGCTGTCCGGGACGATCTGCGACCTCTATCAGGCGGTGTTCTCACTGCCGCCCTTCAGCGGGAACGACGCGGAGTTCGCCAACCAGCGTTGCTACTTTCCCGAGCTGGTCGGCCGGCCCGGATTCCGGCTGACCACCGCGCGATCCGGCCCCGAGTTCGTCGGGTTCGGGTACGGATACCTGCTGCCCGCCGACGCCCGCTGGTGGACCGGGCTGGCCGAACCGGTCGACGAGGAGTTCACGACCGAGACCGGGACCAGGACGTTCGCCGTCATCGACTACGGCGTGCTGCCCGGCTGGCGCGGCATCGGGATCGGGCACCGGATCCACGACGAGCTGATCGCCGGATCCGGTGCCGAGCGGGCGACACTGTCGGTACAGCCCAGGGCCGCACGGACCCAGGCGATCTACCGGCGGTGGGGATGGCGGAAGGTGTCCCACAAACTGCTGGACCCGCCGATCCCCGCCCCGGTCTTCGACATCCTGGTGCTGGAGAAGGTACCCACGGCACGCCGCCGGTGAGCCGGTTCGTCAGGCGACTCGTCAGCCAACTCGTCAGCCGATTCGGCAGCTGATTGGACAGGCGACTCGTCGGCCGATTGGACAGCCGATTCGTCGGGCGATTCGTCAGGCGATGAGCTGGAGGGCGTGCAGCTTCTCGTCCAGGGCGGCGACCTGGCGGGTCCTCGCCCACGGATTCAGCGTCTCGCGGACCTCCACCACCGAGCGAGCCAGCCGCGGCGAGGTGTTCCGGCAGGTGAGGCGGGCGGCCTCGCCGATCTGTTCGCACGCCTCGTCGATGGCGCGCAGCCGCAGGTACCCGCGCGCCAGGTCCAGGCGGCTGAACGCCAGGTTACGGACGAACGCCGGGTCGATCTGGGTCAGGGACCGGGCGGCCATCTCGACCGCGGTCTGGGCATCGCCCATGTCCAGCAGACACTTGGTCTTGGTCGACAGATGCTGCCCGTCGCCGTAGAAGTAGAGCAGCTTGCTCCCCACATCCCCCTCACCCGCGTGGCCGAGCTCGCGAAGGGCCTGGTCCAGGCTCCTCATGCACCGGGCGTGGTCCTTGTGACGATCGGTCTTGGCCGAGCGGCGCAACACCGCCGAGTAGGCGCGAGCACCCACGTCACACGCGTACGACACCAGCAGTTTGCTACCGGCCCGCTGCCCCCAGGCCAGCGCGCCCAGAGCGTGCTCGACACCCTGGCGGGGATCGCCCTGCCAGGTGGCCAGCTGCGACCAGTTGGCCAGGACGAAGCTGTTCATCGCGTCGTTGTCGGCCCGGTGCGCGGCAGACTTGGCCTGCTCGTAGTAGTAGTTCGCCCCGTTGAAGTCGTTGAGATTGAACAGTACCCAGGCGGTGAACCGGCAGATGTTGGCCAGCAGGTACAGCAACCGCTCGCGCACCTCGTCCGTCGACGCGGCCGGGATCAGCGACCGCACCAGGTGCTGCTGGGCCAGCACGGTCCCCAGCACCGACTGGGGGCCGAGGCGGTCCTCCTGGCGCATGCAGTGGTGCAACACCGCGTCGATGTGGTCGACCGTCGCCTCGTCCACCCGGGACGGCTCGGCGGCGATCAGGGCGAGCCGGTCGAGCTCGTCGTCGTTCAGCCGGTCCAGCAGCGGAGAGGCCGCCGCCGCGGCCGCCGCGGCCCTGACCAGGGCCAGCACGTCGCGCCGATTCATGGACGCCGCCCACTGGGCGAGAGCCCGTACGAGGGCGTCGTACTCCTCCTCGCGGCTCGTCCCGACCGGCGCGGGTCCGGCGGGCGCGGGTCCGGCGGGCAGGGCCGCCAGCACCCCCTGGATATCCTCGCGGCAGAGGCTGCCCGCGGCTCCCGCGGCCACCAGTTCCCGCCCCCGGAGTCGGGTGGCCGGGGCGTTGTGCTCGTCGGCATCGCGGTGGTCTTCACCGTCGACCAGGTCGGCGGTGCGGCATTGATAGATACGGGCCAGCCGGTTCAGACCGGCGATCGGCGGCTCGTTGCCGGTGGGGCCGGGCCAGGCCTCCCACGACCCGAGCTTGCGGGTCGTCAGTGGCTCGTTCGGCCAGTACTCGTTCCATAGATGGCAGACCTTGGCTTGTGTGAGTCGATGCGCCTCCCGGAAGCCCTGGCGGGAGTTCAGGTGCCAACGCCGCTGGAATTCAGCTGCGACCTCGGCCCACGTGCAACCACGCTCACGGAGCTCAGCGCTGAAGATGTCCATCTGCTGCTTGACGCTGCGCGGTGCACGTGGCATCGGCTCGGCCCCTCCCGGCGGGTCCTCCGGTGGCGATTCTTCGGGCCGAACGTTACTGGTCGATCACGTTCGGTGACGGCAGAGTGCAGAAATCAGCGGCCAGATCGCCGATCCTTGCAACGCCCTCGCTGTACGGAGTGACTTGAGCTCCGACAGTGACGAACAGACGTGGTCTCGTCGCCTGTTTCCGGCACGCTCCGCGCAGGAGGGTTGAGACAACGCCGGAGCCGTTGGATTCGCGTGATCTCACAGCTCGGGCGGGGCGTCCCTATCTGCGCCGGGGACGCGTGACCGAATCTCCGTTGAACCTCTCTGGAGCCATCTCATGACCGTGCTCCCCGTCGAACGGCCGGGACCGATGTACTCACCGTTTCACCCTGATCTGGGCGCCCCCGATGACCTGTCCCTGGACGCGGCCGAGCTGCGACTGGCGGCGCAGCCGGCCGCGGCCTCCCAGGCCCGCGACTTCACCCGCACGCAGCTGCGCAGGTGGGGTCTGCGGGAGCTTTCCGATGTCTGCGTCCTGGTCGTCTCGGAGATGACCACCAACGCCATCAAGGCCACCGCCGTCCCGCATGCCCCGGACGGCTACGCCTGCCCGCATCCCCTGGCCGCCTGCGCCTGCTCGCAGGCCGACGAACCGTACCCGATCGTGCTGCGCCTCCGCCTCACCACCGTGGGCCTGTTCGCGGAGGTCTGGGACAGTTGCGACGGCGAACCCCGGCTCGCCGAGGCCGGAGAGGACGATGAGAGCGGCCGGGGCCTGCTGCTCGTCGGCGTCTGCACCGACGAGTGGGGCCACTACCGGTCACCGGCCAGGGGGAAGGTCGTCTTCGGCCGCTGGGCTCTGCCGTTCGCCCGGCACGACCTGGACGCGGTGCCCCGGCAGCCGCCCGCGTACTCCCGGATCCGCACGGCGCGTACGTGACCCGACAGGGGCGTTCCGGGGGACCTGACGGCGGGGATGCCGAGATACCGTCCCGTCCCGCGCCGTACGGGGGTGTCGACCCAGGCCCCCGGGACACGATCACTCGCGACGACACCGAGGCCGCCGAGCTCCGGCCACTGCCTCGCCGACGGCGCCTGACCGCGGAGGAGTTGGTCGCCCGCCACCGTCGGCTCCCGCGCGTGAACCATGAACTCATGCGCCAAGAGGCCGACGAGTTCTTCGGCACGGCCGCAATGAGACCGGTCCTGAAGACCGGAGTGGAGTGAATCCGCCCGAGACGCTCCCGAGCCTGCGCCCTGCTCCGCCGCAATGAGACCGGTCCTGAAGACCGGGATGGGGCTACCTGAATGAGATCGGGATGCGGAAGATCATCCTCGGCGGGCATCGTGGGTGAGGTGGCGCGCAGACCACCTCCCGTCGCTATCGCAGGAGTCCATACAGCAGCGCGATCCACATCGCGTCCGCCGCCGCTGTCGAGGTCGGTGTCCGGGCAGACTCGGGGTCGCTGTCCGGTGGTGGATCCGGCGTCGATGACGTCGATATGGAGCGTTCCATTGTGATGAGCTATGGCGACGGTGATCCGGCCGTCGGGGGTACGGCCTGAGTCGGAGTGACGCACCGAGTTGGTGACCAGCTCGGTGAGCAGGAGCAGCGCGTCGTCGGCGTGCGGGTGGCCCACACCGTCGAGCAGGTCGCGGACGTAGCGGCGAGCCTGCGGGACGGCGGCGACCTGCGCGGGAAGCTCAACCTGCCCGAGCAGCCCAGGCGTGCTCATCGTGGCCTCCGTGCGATCCGCCCGAGACGCTCCCGAGCCTGCGCCCCGGTCCGGGCGTCCCGACTCCCGTTCCGATTCCGGCCCCGACTCCGGCTGCGGTATCGCTTCCGATCTCGGGTCCGGCTACAGGCGAAGACCGGAGCGCGGCCCCGCTGCCGCCCGGCCGTGGACCCGCGTTGCCCCGGCGCTAGGAGGATCTCCATGCTCGGCGGCCGGTCGGGCGAGAGCCGGACCACGGAGTCGACCCCCAGCTCACTCAGCTCCCAGGCCAGCTCCACAAGCCGCCCACCCCACCCTTGAGGATCATGCACCTTCATCTGATCGTCTGCCCTTCGTGGACTTCACATCTGCTGAGCACTTACCGAAGCCACTGTCATGTGCGGAGCGTCACGTCTCGCACACATGGAGCATGCATCGATGACGATGAGCGCGCTGCCAAATGAGCAAATTCGCTTTCTTGGAAGCGCCGGAACTCTGTGTCAGTGAGTCGCTACTGTGGGCTCAGCTCAAGGGAGGCTGAACATGCGGCAAACAGGGAGTCCCACCGTGCGCAGGCGTCGCTTGGCCGCAGAACTGCGTCGTCTACGCGAACGCGCTCAACTGACCATGGAGGAGGTCGGCGAGCAAATTGGCTGGTCTGCTACCAAGATCTCACGGATCGAGACCTCCCGAGTAGGCGTCGTGCCCAAGGACGTCGGGAGCCTCCTTGATCTCTATCGGGTAGACGGCTCCAGGCGTGAAGAGCTGCTCAAGCTCGCCCGCGACGCGCGTAAGCGGGGGTGGTGGCAGGCATACAGCGATCTATCCAGCGACTACACCTCCTACATCAGCCTCGAAGCCGAGACAACTTCGATGCGCAGCTTCGGCACTGTGCTTCTTCCTGGCCTTGTCCAGACCGAGGACTACGCCAGGGCCGTCATCCGCGCCGGTTTGATCCTCGCGCCCCCTGGTGAAGTCGAACGGCGCATTGAAGTCCGTATGGCCAGGCAGTCACTTCTCACCCAAACGAATCCTCTTCGACTCTGGACCATCCTCGACGAAGCCGCCGTCTGTCGCACGATTGGCGGATCTACGGTGATGCGAGCGCAGCTCAAACGCCTTCTTGAGCTGGCAGAGCTGCCCAACGTCACGATCCAGGTGCTGCCGTTCACGGCCGGAGCGCACTCGGGCACGAGCGGCGCATTCGAGATTCTCGAATTTCCTGAACCTGCGGATCCAGACGTGGTGTTTCTGGAGAATCTGACAGACAGCCTCTATGTAGAACGTGAGGCGGATGTTTATCGTTATACGGTGGCATTCGACCACCTGCGTGCCAAAGCGTTGGACCCCGATGACTCCCGAGATTTCATCGCAAAGGCGGCTGTTCGACCTAGCTGATCGTTACGGAAGGTATGCGGAATGTCTGAGCTGGACCTATCCCACGTCACATGGCAGAAAAGTTCTCTCAGCGGTGCTGGTCAGAACTGCGTAGAAGTCGGGCTCGCCGAAGGTACCCGGGCAACCTCCGAGCACGCGACAGGTGCTGAGCATCTCCTCTTGATCCGTGACTCCAAGGATCCCGACGGCCCAGTGCTGACGCTTACCCCCTCCGCATGGGACGCCTTCGTCGCAAACATCAAGAGCGGCGCCCTTACAGACTTGCTCTGACGATTCGGAGTTGTCTACACACAGCGAGACTGATGTGGAACATGGCGGCGCCGTTGTCTCAGGCCGACGGG
This window contains:
- a CDS encoding substrate-binding domain-containing protein, producing the protein MLLRGWISRRRDDPIARAEQLRQVTAHHEDRRTGSGEFVDERVDLGLGADVDATGRLVEDQDPPGVRIPKEFAIVGYDDIDFAAAAAVPLTSVRRPRQLLGRTAAELLIEEVTEDSSHQHRQVVFEPELVVRDSSDRTIGRVPRRRRPGREGVTATPYPA
- a CDS encoding phosphotransferase; translation: MVHDVTDTDLVLQRLHGPTMLEALRRRPRRTTAYGRLLGELHHTLHAVTAPDWLPRRFAGESDHRVLHLDLHPANVILTDRGPSVIDWCNAAAGDPAADVAQTLVLVGSSDVPGFVARLRRRALLRAFRRECRIDPASRTAEVITARLADPNITATEAARLHDLCHSTSAVKRGTAWR
- a CDS encoding PEP/pyruvate-binding domain-containing protein is translated as MDGMERDRPADDIPPTTPPARPPLPRGDVPPPLILKFEDIGAEMLPLVGGKAANLGVLTSAGLPVPPGLCVTTEAYRRVTERTALKDVLAALATTPAGDIPALNALAAKARGIVLAAPVPDDIADTVRGGANGPVAVRSSATAEDLPHASFAGQQDTYLNMIGADAVLDAVRRCWASLWTDRAVAYRAANGIGHGAVRLAVVIQKMVQSETAGVMFTANPVTGRRHEAVIDASPGLGEAVVSGAVNPDHFVVDTATGRITERRLGDKLVAVRSLAGGGVEHVETPADPVESACITDAQLGALAELGDRVERHYRTPQDIEWAIDAAGVLWLTQARPITTLYPIPHHAESSGGPVPGDTRIYFCFSLAQGLYRPITPMGMSAFRLLSSSVFEMLGTPVADRLAGAPPVTEAGGRLFFDVTGLIRSRVGRVAFPKVLDVMEARSAKVLRGLFDDPRFGVIQPSLRPPLRRAVRIAARFHIPRRAVRALRAPASAHRDVELLRERLRGRLPAPRGATPAERLDHVERMLGGQIFPLLPTIAPAAAAGFAMLGLAALVLGDRVRPDELETVLRGLPHNVTTEMDLALWRLATRVREDGEAASLLLGAPATELAERFHAGTLPGVLGSGLADFLSVYGVRAVAEIDLGLPRWSEDPTHIIGVLANYLRLEDPALAPDALFARGAAEATLMIKTLGGRAGGLRGRLVRFALGRTRALAGLREMPKYVMVTALAAMRAELLAVGAELASRGLLSRADDVFFLTFREARAALTAPSSREAGAPTADGDRPTPAPAPAEAGAHPSEVAVRPALGDLVARRRAEAARELRRRHVPRVLLSDGTEPEAIAVRAPVDGALTGTPASAGTVTGRARVVLDPVGAHLEPGEILVCPSTDPGWTPLFLTAGGLVMEMGGANSHGAVVAREYGIPAVVGVSGAAEHIVTGQEITVDGASGVVTT
- a CDS encoding NAD(P)/FAD-dependent oxidoreductase; its protein translation is MTTEQTFVIVGAGLAGAKAAESLRQEGFSGRITLIGAETELPYERPPLSKGYLLGKEEKAKVYVHDEGWYADNSVEPLLGRRVTDLDRAAHQVELHDGRRIRYDRLLLAPGASPRRLTVPGADLDGVHYLRSLDDSERLREAIRGGGRVAVVGAGWIGLETAAAAREYGCEVTIVEPRAVPLHAALGPELGAFFADVHRRHGVDLRLGREVTGLLGSGRVHAVATDDGEEVAADVVIVGVGVSPNTELAERAGLTVENGIVVDESLRTDDPDVYAAGDVANAFNPLYGTRIRVEHWANALNGGLTAGKAMLGRQVVHDRPPYFFTDQYDVGMEFSGWLAPGGYDSVVIRGDLEAGAFHAFWLAEGRVVAGMHVNQWDEGIAPAQDLIRSGATVSPDRLADLSVSLTDVTKG
- a CDS encoding GNAT family N-acetyltransferase codes for the protein MAPTENMIIETRGRRESLALSGTICDLYQAVFSLPPFSGNDAEFANQRCYFPELVGRPGFRLTTARSGPEFVGFGYGYLLPADARWWTGLAEPVDEEFTTETGTRTFAVIDYGVLPGWRGIGIGHRIHDELIAGSGAERATLSVQPRAARTQAIYRRWGWRKVSHKLLDPPIPAPVFDILVLEKVPTARRR
- a CDS encoding ATP-binding protein, which encodes MTVLPVERPGPMYSPFHPDLGAPDDLSLDAAELRLAAQPAAASQARDFTRTQLRRWGLRELSDVCVLVVSEMTTNAIKATAVPHAPDGYACPHPLAACACSQADEPYPIVLRLRLTTVGLFAEVWDSCDGEPRLAEAGEDDESGRGLLLVGVCTDEWGHYRSPARGKVVFGRWALPFARHDLDAVPRQPPAYSRIRTART
- a CDS encoding helix-turn-helix domain-containing protein, yielding MRRRRLAAELRRLRERAQLTMEEVGEQIGWSATKISRIETSRVGVVPKDVGSLLDLYRVDGSRREELLKLARDARKRGWWQAYSDLSSDYTSYISLEAETTSMRSFGTVLLPGLVQTEDYARAVIRAGLILAPPGEVERRIEVRMARQSLLTQTNPLRLWTILDEAAVCRTIGGSTVMRAQLKRLLELAELPNVTIQVLPFTAGAHSGTSGAFEILEFPEPADPDVVFLENLTDSLYVEREADVYRYTVAFDHLRAKALDPDDSRDFIAKAAVRPS
- a CDS encoding DUF397 domain-containing protein, with the translated sequence MSELDLSHVTWQKSSLSGAGQNCVEVGLAEGTRATSEHATGAEHLLLIRDSKDPDGPVLTLTPSAWDAFVANIKSGALTDLL